One Rhipicephalus microplus isolate Deutch F79 chromosome 4, USDA_Rmic, whole genome shotgun sequence genomic window carries:
- the LOC119171872 gene encoding uncharacterized protein LOC119171872 isoform X2: MTPTSSLQILLAAALVWCLTTPCRSGIILTGVAPGYEPEEPTFMYTNFGIVYGTRELQKQYQFNSATDEINHHHMGIVGTQGRIIEKVTPYQGDEANRSPSVEHSRKK, encoded by the coding sequence ACCTCCTCCCTGCAGATACTGTTGGCCGCCGCCCTGGTCTGGTGCCTGACGACGCCCTGCCGCTCAGGCATCATCCTGACGGGGGTAGCGCCGGGCTACGAGCCAGAGGAGCCCACTTTCATGTACACGAACTTCGGCATCGTGTACGGCACACGCGAGCTGCAGAAGCAGTACCAGTTCAACTCGGCCACTGACGAGATCAACCACCACCACATGGGCATCGTCGGCACACAAGGTCGCATCATCGAGAAAGTCACTCCGTACCAGGGAGACGAAGCCAACCGCTCACCCTCCGTCGAGCACAGCCGGAAGAAGTGA